tacagcccccaaggatagccgacggctctcatatgggcggggggttcaatgatggagctctgatgggatgaacccgaacacggcacccgaacaaacaaatatgctgaataaagccccttgtaaatttacagatattatgaactatagtggttattttacttatttggTGAATTcactttgttgtcaaataaatatagtatcccaatattgtcaccattatgaccagccagttgccattcgcaagcattcgtgatattaatagtcacaatcgtaaaatagctcaaattcggttttgtatttagattttgagtatgaaaactacactgcacagctttgcctgctgtcccatcttattggtcaggtaaaacaatgtgaaaacgatgaaagactttgtcattttatattaggggtggcaaaatattaatcacaaAATAGGAAAaaagccgttgttcgggtaaattatattcaactttaagcatatactacaacctttacaaattttaaaattactaaaagtaggtaatttgaaatgtcttATTTTGTATGGAtgcattattttggttaggtatcacccctacattgtagaaattcaaggtttgctattgtgaaccgcgggtctactgactgaatgagctaatgaaacgataacagctagtcgtgtttttcaaaacctagcaaggcaatgcgatcgccccgcgagagttgtgttagctccgaaacccaggctagcataatcctaacagagctccatcattaaaccccgcccatatgacagCCATCGGCTATTCTTGGGGGgaggggggggctgtatatcattgcttctACCATCAAAACCATTGCTAAAAACGAAATATTATGATTATATCggtataactacatgtaattttaaaatgctctCAATTAACCTTCAAACCTAATTGTGAAGACTTAGCTACACACAGGGATGCCTTATAGCTCATCGATGCATAGCTCGTCGATGCATAGCTCGTCGATGCATAGCTAGTCGATGCATAGCTCGTAGCTACAAATATGGCTGAGAAGAGCATTGTATCATCAAACTATTTAGAGAAACTAACACAAAAGCTGCAATGAGAGTTATCAGAGAGTTATACTATACGTAGTTAAAGAGATAAATCAGGAGTTATCATAGTAATGAAGATGAATCCGGGAGTAAATTAAGTATAATTTTAGAAATGACTCGGTGATCTATTAGAATCTTGTTCTTCGACTGAAGATGGATAAAGAGCTAGGTTGATGGATAGATAGCAGTAACGACGTCGCAGGAAAAACAACGATTAATTTATGTAATATTTGGTCTCTCACAAGCTATGACACCTACACCGTCAACCATCGGTTGTGTTTTGATTAGCAGTTGTGTATGGCAATTTGTACATGAATATCTTGAGATACGATGGATACAGAATGTACACATATTTTAGTACAAAATGACATAAATTTAAATGCTTATTTCCAAAGGTGAAAGTGATAATTTGATAGCAACAAactaattatacatatatttgagcATGTCAAGACAACGTCTGTATTTTTAGGTAGCATGGTTTGCTTAGACGATATCTAGGCCAATCTAGGTAAGAATAACTAATTGATGACATTATGGTCTAATCTGAACCAATGCCTGAACACAAATATCCCAAacaacaaaatttaatgccagcaCTACCCAGCAAATAAATATTAGATGCTACAGAGAAAGATAGCACATACCAAGACGTTTAAAAAACTCTGCGTATCTGCAGTTATACAAAGACATGAGGTATTCCTTCAAGTCAGGCTTTGAGTGTAAGACCTCAAGAATCTCTGCTCCTTGCACCaccttgaaaataaaacatgcaATTACCACTTTGGATTAATCCTCTGTTTAGTCCTATGATAGTTAATAATGATGGTCAACCAATCTTTCTGTCGAGgcaattaccgtaaaacctctaattgaatgccatgatgctctatttttcaacccttcctatATATTAGCGGGCAATTGGAGGTAGCGGTCAATTGGAGATAGCGGTCAATTAGAGgtagcggtcaattggaggtagcagtcaattggaggtggcggtAAAGTAGAGTCctgcgttgtatttttcaaatgacttgtcagaattttgaaaaaataaatttagccctttacGGGCGAAGTGAATTTCGTCTGTTTTGCCATGATTTATAATTATCtgatttctttttaaaaaaagttataaGTGCGTTgttatataactattataatttGTTGTAGTCATGAAAACTTTTGTTGTGGGAAACTTTATTGTGAGGGAGTTGGCGGACTCCTCGTTTGAGACTATATCAATACCTGTTCTGACGTGGAGCGAGGCGttacaatatataacatcaGATTGGAAGGTTTCACGGTTCTATTATCTATGTTTATGTAGGGCCTGCAAAGTTTAGTAGGATTAATTATTCGGGTAGTTTAAAACAATGTAGGTTATATAGACCCAATAATGGTATTTTGGATGAGATAAATGACCCTTATAGGATACGGATGTTCAGAAATGACAATGAACGGGATACTAAGACGATTAGAGGGATGGCTGTGGTCGAGAACAGACTCATTGATTTCAATCTGGCTAGAAACATGGCAACCCCTTATATGCATAGGAGAATTTTCACTAAAAGGAACCACACATATAGATTCAGACCACAACTGTTGAGGGATGGTGTTCACCCAACGAGAGATATAACGAGAGATTGGGCCAGAGAAATAAGGAAAGTGAACGTAATTAATATGGAAAGATTAAGGAGGAGGTTCATCTAAATAGacgtgtacatatatgtatataaaaaaataatataaaaaaaacaaagttacTGCtggttgtttgtatttatgttgTAGAGAGGGTGTAAGGGCACCCCAGAAGGAGGCTTAAAGGGGAGGTGCAGGATATAGTAAGAACGGCATTGACCCTAACGGAAGGTACTGGTGAAGCTAGATGATAACTGACGGAGATATCGGAAAGGCCTTCTTGTCTAGGACGGTGAGCTTGCTGGACATGCTTTGGAAACTTATACAATACTTCTACCATTTAAGGTATAGCTTAAtgttaagcatatactacactttccggtggagcgatattagaTTTTTTGGatacaataaatctgctaacttacctccaaattgtcaaagatctcttaataaatatgtattgagaaacagagaaatatctctctctaccagttgatatctattgcttgcaattaacctggtatgatattatagcctgtgtccttctttgcaatttgttggtgctttcaatttttatttcaatctaaacttgaagaaatatttatattttagatctatatttaccaatgttgcataaaagctcattgcactcattgataggtttgctagtttgcagcgagaactggctttttatgtgcaatagaaaaatgTTACGAACGTCGATCCAATGTAAGTCACGTTAAGATAAccactatcaaataatatgcaattttataagttatatacagtgcaccctcaggatacaatttTAGTCCGTTCCGGGTttgcatcgtatggtgaaaaaatcacccagaggggtatagaaaccatagtaattacatactgcaaacatcccctggtgaaaaacatcaaaattttatacaagtactgtacatattaaaaattagtaacaaaatagtatgttaaccttagtaactatagctgCCTACAGTAACTTGAATatattagtgtatttattggttatgatctgcattaataGGTAACGTTGCAATGTGCTATGTGCATTACATACCGCTGAGAGTTCTtatcttcaagacagacgtacatataccctaggacacttttatttcgctagaatttagtttcgtgagtagtacacagagtaaaatttagctgcaacttaatttcgcggctctgatgggtgcgaaaatatagtgatgtgaaaataaatgcagtggaacaaacagattagattcctcaggtctaGTTCgctagtaaaaaaaaattttcaatttgggactagtttgtatttgtaaaccgcaggtagaaatgtgtgggtgagatcgataattcaatttgatcgcttgctgccaattgtttcttggactatcaatgaagtCTATGTcactcccgccgtgactttcacactcaagtcccaagaagaagaaaatagataacaaccaactttacaaccagaactgtataacatggttggacctggtgagggttgttattgtttttggttggtaataaaattcatcactataataattattacacaattttatgactttccctaccagactttcatcctcatcaattacaaattcggtgactaaactgatatcatcatcttcttcatttgtctgttccaaaaaaacttgttatcttaatttgctttgccatgctgctcagtcggtgtgtTAGTTATAACGAGTTTAtcagaaatttcccaatgagcccagccacacacaaaaattacctgcatttctaatatgacgattttattgtggacaTCAATgtacaaagctatttaatttcgcatttccgctcattcgttatgatagtttagtttcgctcatgaaattttcgcgagaggatgactccgcgaaaatgcgaaagttagatgacgcaaATACAttagtgtcctagggtaacatAAGCTTTGAAATTGACTTTAAAaaagttagcttactaaacacacacacttaaGGCTATGGTTTAGTACGGTATGTATtatcaactattttactgaattccaactttttatcactaaaataatatCACCTATTAGTTTCGGGCTTCGATTTCAACATAATTTTAGCCGAAATCAGTAAAACCTTTTTAACCTAACTTAGCAAGAAATATAAAAGCTTGACCGATGCTGTTGtcgtaatgaagtggatttttgttagcaggttaagagaagttgtctgaccatcGACTTTCTGTTTGATGAGATTGCAAAATCTAACAACTATAAATTGAGTGGGACTAGCCTTCGATTGAAATATCAACCAGTAATCAACATTTTCATCTTCATCggtttcaaaacaaaaatatttcaatctATAGAATGATCAATCTATAGAATGATCATTGTCAAACAATGAAGCAAAACTTAATCTTGTAAGCTGTTTAACCTCTTCAAACGCAATAGTGATGACAATTTAATCTCTTAAAAGTATTACAACAGCTTTcagtttaaaatattattaacattagGAGAGGTTTAAGAGAGTTTACACCCTTGAACACTAGGCATCGCTAGTCTTGGTAAGTTTCAAGGGCCTCTATCAGACAAAAATACAACAGTTGGCGAGCCAGAAGAGACAAGCCTACCTTTTCTCTGAGGACTGGTCGGGTAAGAGCCTCCATACCCAGTATAATAGTATAGACAATGAACTCTGAGTAGTCCATCAGCTCATATGAAGTGAATGTAGCGACAGCATCTAGACAGTACTCTGTAGCCTCCTACAACAGAAAGACAGCATCGAGACAGTACTCTGTGGCCTCCTACAACAGTAAGACAGCATCTAGACAGTACTCTGTAGCCTCCTACAACAGAAAGACAGCATCTAGACAGTACTCTGTAGCCTCGAACAACAGAAAGACAGCATCTAGACAGTACTCTGTGGCCTCCTACAACAGAAAGACAGCATCGAGACAGTACTCTGTAGCCTCCTACAACAGAAAGACAGCATCTAGACAGTACTCTGTAGCCTCCTACAACAGAAAGACAGCATCGAGACAGTACTCTGTAGCCTCATACAACAGAGAGACAGCATCGAGACAATACTCTCTAGACATTGAGTCATAGAGGGTCAATGATGTCAACGACAGTGTTGATATATAATCACCCCATTTAGGGCTGTTTAGTCAATTGCATAATACAGGAGTTACGGGATCACAAAGATTATTTGATATAGTCGGTACCCAAGACCTAACATCACAAATGGTGTTAAAAAGGTGTTTTACTGGTATTAGTTGAACATTTGATGTAAGGAGAATAAATCACCACACCTTGAACTGTCGATTAGCCATACAATTTACAGCCTTGTAGACTTTGAGTCGGTTTCTTCTGTCCCAATCTCCACCCTCATCTATCAGCCTATTATCAGAACAGGTATAAACTGCATGGTAGTCTCAGATGCAGCTATATTAAGTTAAGCTTAACATACTTGAACAAATCAAGGTAACTTGAGACGGAACACTGGAATATCATACGTTTGAGCTCGATCAATGTTCCTAGAAGTAAGATCGTGGTCAAAGTAGAAAAGACCGAGACGAATGAGATGAAACACTGTATCAAGCTTGCAGCCGATTGTGTGAATCTTTTCCTCTGCTTTACGAAATGCTTCCAAGCAAGCCTCCTGCAAACCACAACAAGGCTTGATCTAGAGATATTGTCAAAAGGTGCATTACCAACGGAAATggaaaaatcatgattttttccGATTTTCACAATATGATTTTTTCGCTCATTTTTGCACATGCAAACGATCTGTGAATTACATTATACATTGAAACGCTGGTGAAGCCACTTGTCAGTATTAGTGacttacattttttagtttgaaaacttcttatatttcttgcattcaaaAGCCATATGTGAATGCTTGCACTTAAGCTGATTGCAGTAAAGAGTTTGATGTCGCAATGTCATTTATTAAACAAAGCAATGAGGGAAAACTGTACTAGTTACGGTTACCACCTCACAATTAATCCTGCTTTGAGGATTGCTAAATAAACTCCTAACTTCAAAGGTCTTTCTGTAGCATTATAATAGACATGCAGTCAATTATCTCCATCACACTTGCTAATTCATGACAGTGATTGTTTACAGAATTGTTACACACACATCAACACAAGATTGTTTGCCAAGAAAcaccaattttaaaaattattaaaaagaaagcaaaaaataatttaaaaaaaaaaaatcatgatttatGTGacgatttaaattaaatttgagTTTTTGATCCAACCCTGATTACTACcaacataaataaatttagGTTCAATTGCAATAATACCTTGTCACCTATTCTTGAAAAATGTTCAGCTTTTTTTATCAACAAATCTCGAACTTCCGTTTCGCCTAAACTCTCCTCTGCATCCTTGATTGATTCTTCTATAGATGCTAGCGCAGTTGCATTTTGTTGTTTCATGCCCTCTAGCATTTTGGTATCTGCTGTCCAATCAAGGTCTGCACAAAGCTCCTCATAAAAAGGTGCCATGTCTACAAGACAACAGTAAGTGTGGCATGCAGGACTAAATTACTTACCGAGCAACTAAAAAATTTCTAGAAAACTTAACAGACAAAAATGTTTCCTTAAGACGAAGCTTCAAATGTATAGTCAAGCATATAGGCTACAAAATGGCACAATGTTGTACTAGCCTTTACAGGGATTTTAGACAAGTTCATGATTGATAATACGGATACAGACATGATATTTTCATGAATGACTGTTAGTGTGGGTGGAGTGATTGCAGCAAATGGTTAGTGGTAAATAAACAATTGTTTTCTGGTTCGAAACATGTTCACATTCATAAGAAGCTACCAGTATTTCTTTTAATCTTGAGAGTTTTAACGAACTATTTCTGTGACCTATTTCTGTTTCAAAATTACAAAGATCCATAAATTAATTGATGACTCATTAGTATACAATATCATTGCTCCACTAGTCTATGAGTGAATTCACCAGGTACTCTTACTCTTGTAAGTACAAGATAGCAAACAAGCATTTTATA
Above is a window of Watersipora subatra chromosome 3, tzWatSuba1.1, whole genome shotgun sequence DNA encoding:
- the LOC137389936 gene encoding 26S proteasome non-ATPase regulatory subunit 6-like, coding for MPIENMAEEGLEKNPNLQLAQWKFMLTTKKYKNDKEIKSQIMASITADNMAPFYEELCADLDWTADTKMLEGMKQQNATALASIEESIKDAEESLGETEVRDLLIKKAEHFSRIGDKEACLEAFRKAEEKIHTIGCKLDTVFHLIRLGLFYFDHDLTSRNIDRAQTLIDEGGDWDRRNRLKVYKAVNCMANRQFKEATEYCLDAVATFTSYELMDYSEFIVYTIILGMEALTRPVLREKVVQGAEILEVLHSKPDLKEYLMSLYNCRYAEFFKRLASIEQKLRYDRYLHKHYRYYVREMRVLAYNQLLQSYHSLTLEYMAKAFGVTIAFIDQELSRLIAAGRLHAKIDKVGGIVETNRPDSKNYQYQDVIKQGDLLLNRVQKLSRVINI